The following proteins are co-located in the Heteronotia binoei isolate CCM8104 ecotype False Entrance Well chromosome 21, APGP_CSIRO_Hbin_v1, whole genome shotgun sequence genome:
- the AP4S1 gene encoding AP-4 complex subunit sigma-1 isoform X2, whose translation MIKFFLMVNKQGQTRLSRYYEYMDLRKRTMLEAEVIKHCLSRSKEQCSFIEYKDFKLVYRQYAALFIVVGINETENEMAVYELIHNFVEVLDKYFSRVIMFKLDRVHIILDEMVLNGCIVETNKTRILAPLLVLDKMAES comes from the exons ATGATCAAGTTTTTTCTTATGGTGAACAAACAAGGCCAAACAAGGCTGTCTCGTTATTATGAGTACATGGACCTTCGCAAACGGACAATGCTGGAAGCTGAAGTCATCAAGCACTGCCTTTCCCGTTCAAAGGAGCAA TGTTCCTTCATTGAGTACAAAGATTTTAAGCTGGTATACAGACAATATGCTGCCCTTTTCATAGTGGTTGGAATTAATGAAACTGAG AATGAAATGGCTGTATATGAACTAATTCATAATTTTGTGGAAGTTTTGGACAAGTATTTCAGCAGAGTG ATAATGTTCAAACTGGACAGAGTACACATTATTTTGGATGAAATGGTGTTAAATGGATGTATTGTAGAAACCAACAAGACTAGAATTCTTGCACCTCTTCTTGTCCTTGACAAAATGGCTGAAAGCTAG
- the AP4S1 gene encoding AP-4 complex subunit sigma-1 isoform X1 — protein MIKFFLMVNKQGQTRLSRYYEYMDLRKRTMLEAEVIKHCLSRSKEQCSFIEYKDFKLVYRQYAALFIVVGINETENEMAVYELIHNFVEVLDKYFSRVSELDIMFKLDRVHIILDEMVLNGCIVETNKTRILAPLLVLDKMAES, from the exons ATGATCAAGTTTTTTCTTATGGTGAACAAACAAGGCCAAACAAGGCTGTCTCGTTATTATGAGTACATGGACCTTCGCAAACGGACAATGCTGGAAGCTGAAGTCATCAAGCACTGCCTTTCCCGTTCAAAGGAGCAA TGTTCCTTCATTGAGTACAAAGATTTTAAGCTGGTATACAGACAATATGCTGCCCTTTTCATAGTGGTTGGAATTAATGAAACTGAG AATGAAATGGCTGTATATGAACTAATTCATAATTTTGTGGAAGTTTTGGACAAGTATTTCAGCAGAGTG AGTGAATTAGAT ATAATGTTCAAACTGGACAGAGTACACATTATTTTGGATGAAATGGTGTTAAATGGATGTATTGTAGAAACCAACAAGACTAGAATTCTTGCACCTCTTCTTGTCCTTGACAAAATGGCTGAAAGCTAG
- the AP4S1 gene encoding AP-4 complex subunit sigma-1 isoform X3: protein MIKFFLMVNKQGQTRLSRYYEYMDLRKRTMLEAEVIKHCLSRSKEQCSFIEYKDFKLVYRQYAALFIVVGINETENEMAVYELIHNFVEVLDKYFSRVFSSPAALSNYNLPELLQVVYCY, encoded by the exons ATGATCAAGTTTTTTCTTATGGTGAACAAACAAGGCCAAACAAGGCTGTCTCGTTATTATGAGTACATGGACCTTCGCAAACGGACAATGCTGGAAGCTGAAGTCATCAAGCACTGCCTTTCCCGTTCAAAGGAGCAA TGTTCCTTCATTGAGTACAAAGATTTTAAGCTGGTATACAGACAATATGCTGCCCTTTTCATAGTGGTTGGAATTAATGAAACTGAG AATGAAATGGCTGTATATGAACTAATTCATAATTTTGTGGAAGTTTTGGACAAGTATTTCAGCAGAGTG TTTAGCAGCCCAGCAGCTCTGAGCAACTACAATCTCCCTGAGCTGCTGCAAGTAGTATACTGCTACTAG